The genomic segment AGTACAAGCCGACTACGCCGGGCCGTCGCGGCTCCAGCGTCGCCGACTTCGTCGAGATCACGCGGTCCACGCCGGAGAAGTCGCTGGTCCGCCCGCTGCACAGCAAGGGCGGCCGTAACAACGCCGGTCGTGTGACCGTTCGCCACCAGGGTGGCGGACACAAGCGCGCCTACCGAGTCATCGACTTCCGTCGTCACGACAAGGACGGCGTGCCGGCGAAGGTCGCGCACATCGAGTACGACCCCAACCGCACCGCGCGCATCGCGCTGCTGCACTACGCGGACGGCGAGAAGCGCTACATCCTCGCCCCGCGCAACCTGCAGCAGGGCGACCGCGTGGAGAACGGTCCCGGGGCCGACATCAAGCCGGGCAACAACCTGGCGCTCCGCAACATCCCGGTCGGTACCACGATCCACGCGATCGAGCTCCGTCCCGGTGGCGGCGCCAAGTTCGCCCGC from the Streptomyces sp. NBC_00310 genome contains:
- the rplB gene encoding 50S ribosomal protein L2, which encodes MGIRKYKPTTPGRRGSSVADFVEITRSTPEKSLVRPLHSKGGRNNAGRVTVRHQGGGHKRAYRVIDFRRHDKDGVPAKVAHIEYDPNRTARIALLHYADGEKRYILAPRNLQQGDRVENGPGADIKPGNNLALRNIPVGTTIHAIELRPGGGAKFARSAGTSVQLLAKEGSMAHLRMPSGEIRLVDARCRATVGEVGNAEQSNINWGKAGRKRWLGVRPTVRGVAMNPVDHPHGGGEGKTSGGRHPVSPWGQKEGRTRSPKKASSKYIVRRRKTNKKR